The nucleotide window caaataatgtGGTGTCGAGACattattaatcaaacaaataatgtAGCTCAAGTTAATCAATTGGTAAATAATAACACCAGAAAAGAAAACGATAAATTATCGAAGAAAATAGAAAGTggtaaaagtaaagaagaatcattataaaaaaagaagataatttaagagagaataagaaaaaaaatcactagaaaagaagaaaaaagaaggataAGAGAATATGAAGGAAAGTTCTAGAGGATGAAAAAATATCgttatgaaaacaaaaaagtcatcaaagaaaaaaaataattatctgtGAGATAAACTCTAGTGTAATGACGTTGGTAAATCTTCaaagttgaattaaatttaaatttcaacttaaaattaGTTCATTTAAGCCAAgttaagatttaaatttgagataattagAATAGAATCcacctctttttcttttccagttGGATTCAAAATGCCACTTTTATTTATCAACTTGGCAACTTCATTTTCAGCCTACAACAAAAATTCATGGTTACAAAAgttttacactttttttttttcattatttttaaatattaattgagcgaaatttatttaaatttataaaatttttatattttttatgaatataaagtaaaaaattaaaaagaaaaattttcttttaatttatgtggGTGATGTACTTCTGCCAAAGAAAGATCATCCAAAAGACCATATTACCCCAAGATTTTTCAATCCACGAGGCATATCCCAAGGTCAATTTggtattttgtaatttgagAATCATAAAATCCAATGATTCTCTTCACCCTTTCACTGTCGTTACTTCCTCAAATCCTCCTACACCTCTTATATAATTTTCGCAAAATAACGTATATTGACCAAAATACCCCTACACTGCAAAGTCTTTCAAAATAAATCCGAACCATTctataattaatacatatttaaatacCATTTTTCTATATgctttttaaacaaaatttaacttctttttaaaataaaaatacttcaAGTCAAATCTTAAAATATAGTAACTAGTTTCACAAACAAGTTGAAATGAACCCAAATTGTTTGTTATtcgtataaaaaaaatatttaaccttaatcatttttttaatatatcatatcgGATCATTagtattgaattatataataaatatattaatataaagtttttatttggtactatttaattttgagattaGAATGTTTTTCATGTTCTTAAACTAAGATAAATTGTTGAGATTCTTCATTTTCACGGgtgaattcaaataatttatttaaattttaaattgatttggtctggtttttatttaaagatttttttatttttcattttaaaacactttttaaagttatttttagtataaatttgttCAGATTCACATTTTAAGGTTTGAAGAGtaaatttaaaaccaaattatttaataacttattcaattttattcGAATTTTCATTTGGGAAATTTCtttgcaaattttatttttttttaagacttTAAAACggaagggtattttagtcattttatatCTTTCATCCTTTTATTTCGCTAAGCGCTCTCTCGTTTTCATTGGTCTCTCCACTCCAGCACACCTCTAAAGACGATGTCTCTCCTCCACCTCCAATTCTCCTCTTCCTCCTCCGCCGTTCGATCACCGCTTTCTCTTCCGTCGAAATGCCACACCACCGCCAGCTCCACCCAGTCTTCCTTTCACTCCTCCTCCGCCTCCTCAAAGAGCTCCAAAAGCTCCTCGTTGGCGGTAGCCTCCTCGTCGATGAAACATCAGGTCAACGATGGTTCGAGATTTAGAGTCAGGTCGAGCTTAGATACTGTGGAACACACTGTGGGCCAGGTTACCGAGGTTAACAAAGACACCTTCTGGCCCATCGTTAATGCCGCCGGCGACAAGACGGTTGTTCTCGATATGTACACCCAGTGGTACGGTTCTTGTTTTTCTTacttttgttgatttatttaattttttcgtAAGAAGTTTTTTTAgaagtatttatatttatattttaaatttggtaTGGTTACAGAAGGGAAATTGTGGTATGTTTACTGGTAGGGGTGTTGATGGGCCGTGCCGGGTTGGGCTGGCTTAGGTTCGGCCCATCGGGTTAATGGTTGGGCCCAAAACCCAAACAATAATAGGGTTTTAGATTGGATcgacccattaatatataaagaccCAAAATCCGACTTATATAGAAATGTGTCTTAAATAGGCCagactttaaatatttaaaaaaaattgtaaatataaattatttttcaaatgataaaacataaataaatatatactatgataatattcaaatagattgaattcatttgatacttgattcatttgtaatattttataatgataaaataaaaataaaaataaaattataaacacaaagaattattatttatgaatttagatattttctgaaagataattgatgagggaaaatgagattaaaaataaaataaaataattaagattgaaagatttgtaaatgaaaatgaaaatgaagaaaaattaaatagatttatataaaaaaattaattaattaaaaaatttttaaaaatatattgaaggcCAAGGCTTTTCTCTCTGCCTGACAAGACTTCTACCGCAACACAGAAGAAAACACAAGGCAGAAGcctagcaaagaaaaaaaaatttaaacaatagtGGGTCAGGCCAGCGCATGGGCATAATATTAAAGCCCGAAGCCCAACCTAATAGGCCTATGGGCTTAGCCCGACATGCTTCAGTACGGGTCAAACTTTCTCGTGccgtattttttttttgtgcttcatATTGAGCCTTTATTCGATCTGATTCAATTAACATGTCTATTTACCGGTACGAGGAAAGAGACATTATCAGTTTAGTGAGAATCGTCTAGCATTCTCAATGTAATTTaagaaggatttttttttttcaaatatgtttctaaaaatatatatattttttaagataaattcTGTTGTGGTACTGGGAGAATAGTTGTAGTAAGGTTACCGGAAGTTTACAAACAAACCTTATCAATTCAGTGAAGATGATGCATGTATTGAAAAAGTtaagcattaaaaaaaatcttgggGAGGCCGAGCACACCATGTCATTTTGAAGTCTACCCTAGATGGGGCCAATATTAATTGTATGTCGGTCCAATCATATCTTGCCGTTTGTAGTTACCATTATTAGTTGATCGTAGAAAAAGATTTTATTGGACCAATTCATAGTTAAAAGTTGCATCCATTTTACCTAGGACTTTAATTTGATAGCCATTTTCAATTACAACgggattcgaatcaaatttatttaaattcgaaCTTAACtcgaataaatataaaacaagtttgagtttaagttcaaatttgaaagtttaatatttttaacttgagtttaagttttagGATTGTTCAATTCGTCAaacttaaaaatctaaaaaatttaatatgaatcaactaaataaagttattttagtattaaattgaatttaaagcTTAGTTAAAGCTCAAATTCAAGCTCGAATCCTCTTGAACTAGTTGAACTCACCTTTGAAATGTGCTCGGTGGGCTCCAACTTGGCTACACTCAAATTGAGCCGTGTTCGAGATTGGCTCTGGTCAAATTCAACCCTATTTTCAATCTAGCAAGACTAAAGTGGAAAACATATGAAATTGTAGCTCTTGTTGTCGTATGTATTAGAGAATaactttgttttaatattattttattcttaattcaaacttatcaataaggtaataatatattatatatatatatatcaaattatatataaaaaaatgtgcttacatggttttattatttgagtattgcTATTTTTTTCGGGCATCCTAGAGATGAAATAGTAAGGAAGAACCAACAGTAACATTTGCTGGGGATGTGTAAACTAATACAAGGAACGGTGACCTCCAATTCTTGTTTCGCATACGAACTTAGGAATATAGCATATTGCCATCTTTGTACGTCTTTACTTGCAGCAGTGATTTGAGTTGGCGTTGGTTTTTTGGATGAGTAAACTTAGAAAAATTGTGGAAGTTTACTTAGTTATGAAGgtagcagaagaagaagaaagtgaatgAATGGTCTTGCTTGCTTGGTTATGGAGAAAAAGcacaaaataagcaaaaattgACAACagttattagttttaaaatattttcctttCACCGATTCAAATCATTTTGATTTGTGTTTAATGTTTCTATTACTTGTTAATTGCCCTTTTGCTGGATTACCTTTTTTCTTCGCTTTTGCTTCGACTTTCCTGTGGACATAACCAACCAAGTGTATCCTGTGTTTTAAGCTAGTTCATTTCAATTTGGAAAACCAATACCAACTCAATTCCAGCTCTGTTGCCGGCGGGTTTCATTGTAACTAAAACTGCATTGCAGCTCTGGatgattttacatttatttttatttttatttgtcgTAGCTGGCAAAACATATGTGAGGTCTTGGTCTATTTTGAATAACATTTGTCTTCATTTCTGATATTTTTCTGCAGGTGTGGTCCATGCAAAATCATGGCtccaaaatttcaagaattgtCTGAAAAATACTCTGATGTTGTCTTTCTAAAGCTTGACTGCAACCAGGAGAACAGGGTTAGTagttacatattttaattttgatatccTTGTTAACATGTCTACAGTAAATCTCTATAGTATGAAACGTCACAGGTACAACATTGAACAGTTCATTAATAGACAGCCTAgacaaactattttatataaattgatatgattGTACTGTTGGATTAATTTGTGTCAATACAATCCCAGTATGATAGCAgctatgaattttaatttcaatatccATAGTGACAAGTTTCTATAGTAGGAAACACCATACCTATAACTGTTCACTGCTGACATCATTTTCCGGCATTAGAATCTGCCGGAGCATAGCCTTTTCCAATAGTGAAGTTAGACTAATATCACCATAATAGTTGAATTgcgtattatatcatatattaaaaatttaattttatatatcttagATTGCGTATCATAAGATAtctctttttaaataataaaaattctcaGTTATTACACcatcattttgaaaatattaaacaccCCCAAAGTTTGATAATTTCTTAGATGCACCCTTATCACATCAtcacttttataaaaaaaaagtattagtTATTATCTTACAATACACTTTCCCATATTGCATCAATTTTCGATATATTTTATGTAAGCAAAAATAATACCAATCCAAAAAGTACTgtgtctttctttgttttagcGTAAGAATTCTATGTCCCAATGAAAGTTATGTCAATTTAAATAAAGAGGGAGAGTGACGGTTATCTTTAATAActgttaagggtaaaattggaattatcacatattatagattaatattgtatttataacCTTAATAGATCGGGCCAATCCATCATGGGTGGACTGgatccaatattttaaaatatgtgtaatTTTCTATTCATATAGTATTGTATGATATTAATAACGGTGAATATCATCTGTATAAACtgttttatatgatttgatatgaCAGTTTTTGGAGATTAATTTgtatgaataatgttttatccCAATATGATATTGGAAAATCACTTTCGCGCTCACCTTCTCtgacatatttataaaaatggaATGGCAGCCATTGGCGAAAGAGCTTGGAATAAGGGTGGTTCCAACCTTCAAGATTCTGAAAGACAAGACGGTCGTAAAGGAGGTAACTGGTGCCaaatttgatgatttagtttttgccattgaaaCTGTTAGATCaagctgaatttttttttctacttgttCTCTGTAAACTATTATTACTATAATGAACAAAATGTGGACCTGCAAAATAGCTGTCTGTTTTTCTtaagtatgtatgtatgtatttagcTCACGTTGAAATGATGGAAAGAAAATAACTGTTTGTATCTATGATTTAAAAAACGGAGCGGACCGGTCAGTTCAACCAGTTGAACTGAGAACTGGCTCCAAGTCTACTCCGATTAACATGAAAAAACAGTTCATTCATTGAACCAGTCAAAACAGGGTTTTATTAGATGAATCAGTCAAAATCGGGTTTGactaaaatttagattttttttgaaattttaattatttgtattagaTTGGaagaatttttaaaggtttaaaaggaaaaataagttcaaaaataaaataaaaaataagaaaaaagtatttcatatccattgaaatattttctatagacaataatttacataattatattttttttatattatgagattgaaattttttttattttaattgttttattgaaattaaatgaataattattactctTTAAAAGAGATATGTTTTAATCTTTATAGGTATAAGTATtctgattgattttatttttttacaaatttttaagtaaaatctatttattataatttgataataaattaaatcgaTCGATTTTTAGTTGAATTGGTCGAATTATAAGCTAATGAGACAACTAATTCGATCATcactctaattttaaaaatattagtttgaatttatccaAATTGGATTGACCTGAGATTAAATCGAACAAATTATGTTACATTCAACCACCAATACCATCAAATCAAACTGATTCAACTGTTATGAACATAAATTGATATTGAAGATGTCAGGACTTGAATCTTGATTTATAAATCCATTGTTTGGTCAAAGACACCGTtgtattgaaataatttattattgaatattatataataaacatatttaataaacttattttaaaattttaattatatcatattttctgCATGATGATACCATAGAACCAATCAACCTATGAACCAATAATTTGACCATATCAAGCCCAATGAGAGACTATAGACATTGATTTCAATTACATGTTTAATGAATCATAATCTAAAGAAATCAAAGAATTTGACTTCACCTAAACCTTCTTGGTTGATAAGGATTGGgcatgattttacccttattaaaAGTTGAATGGAAAAAGTCTCtacttatttaataatttcacaTGGCCTCTGGCTAGATCTCTATTAAATTAAGGGTATAATAGTCAGTTCACAATGGGTCATGCATGCAGATTTGGAGGCTTTTGATTGGTTATGCCTATACTAATATTTCAATGGCCAAGTgcctatgtcccacccaaggtttgaaaaacacattcccatcttttaagtttcaaaaaaccaAATTCCCACCTATAATTCATTTCTGttaatgaatttgttaatttttttttcataaataaatgttttgCCCCTtcgttaaaattatataatttttattaacactaaatataaatatgaaattactaatatatacttactagtttaaaaatttttcacttaaatttctaaaaaaaataaaactataaaaataaaaaaatctatgtaAAATAACTTTCATGTCCTTACACTTAATGGAATTTATCGACCAAAATGAATAACATGTAAgaaattaggttttttaaattaaaggggaATAGTTTGTCATTTAAGTAAATCTTATATGAGCAATACTTTTGATGCCTATGTAAATGTGAAATTCCATAGCTTTAGTATAATGagtatctttatttatatatttttaattcaaagttagaatgtttaataatattaaaatgctctaatttttattttattcaccATATCACATatgttgtaatatttttttaagaatgagaaatatttttttaacaaaattatttgcaCTCTCAATATGATATTTCGTgtgattgagaattttttttatcactaattcaaaattatttaatcaaataattctaCATAGTTTTATGGGTCTAAACAATTTCTTAAAGATTTGGGttgcttttgtaatttttgaaactaaaaaAGTGTTGATAAATATTAGTTTGTTCACATTTTATGGTTAATTAAGATTTGTAGAatgtacataaaaaaatagttgtaaATAAcctttatttttcctatttataTGGAATTACCAAATATGATTGTATTTTTGTCCAAAAGGTTgagagaattttttaaaatccgGGAAAATGATGGGTTAATTGATTAAGTGAAACGATGATTTtggtaagaaaataaataatttttttattgtcgGATATTAAAAAACCTAGTAAGCCTTATCACACATATTTAATGTTCATCATACTTAATCGTTGTTTATCATAATTGTTCATAATAGAATTTAGAGTTCGAtatttttggtaaaaaaatgtatttttgatTGTACTTGTATAATCCATAAAATGGTGGTTAATATTGTTTAAccttaataaaattaggttaatttaattaatttctatttaattaatcacctaattataaattacaaaatttgtataaaaactgagtaatacaaattttgatatattataatataattagatattattttattcttaatttaaaatcatttcgTGACATACGGTTGTATCCATATTCAATAgtaaaccaaaaagaaaagttaagagGTTGAGGTTGAACCAATGcaaaattttagatattataCTGATATTTTACACGTACAAAATTAAAACCTTTCAAAGTCAACGAGGCTAATCCTTTGGATCTGCTAGTGTTGTGTTTTAGCACGACAGTAGGCAGTGTTAAGCCGTGTCATGCTAACCCACAAGCATAACCCAAGACCCCCTACGTTGTGCTACTTGCAAACCCTTTGTGGGCTAACACACGTGCTTTGCactaggggtgttcaaaattatccgatAATCAAATCGAActaatttttaaaccaaaaccctaactgaaaaataggttatttgaaaaatcggTTCGGATAtcggttcaaaaatatataaaaaccgaATTTTCGATTTGGTTACCGATTtgccaaaatttcaaaatcggTTAACCAAACCGAAccgatttttaaaaaattgaataaaaattgaataaaatattaatagaatattaaataaattttcaaaaaattagaaaaaaataataaaatatgataatttttaaaattcggttcaaaaattggttaaccgaaaattcggttcggttaattgatattttcaatttggttcaaaatcggttaatttttaaatcagtttggtttcggttcatgatttttttcaaaccgaaaattcgGTTCGGTTAAAAAAATGGGCAAAGCGGTTCGGTTAATCGGTCTTGAACACCCCTACTTTGCACAACATCcgttattttgtatatttttaatttttaagttttattgtttttcatgaACTTAATCAGGGTTGGATCTTAAATCCTTCAATATGACCTACAATGCAATGGTCCTAATGCGATAC belongs to Mangifera indica cultivar Alphonso chromosome 2, CATAS_Mindica_2.1, whole genome shotgun sequence and includes:
- the LOC123206203 gene encoding thioredoxin F-type, chloroplastic-like encodes the protein MSLLHLQFSSSSSAVRSPLSLPSKCHTTASSTQSSFHSSSASSKSSKSSSLAVASSSMKHQVNDGSRFRVRSSLDTVEHTVGQVTEVNKDTFWPIVNAAGDKTVVLDMYTQWCGPCKIMAPKFQELSEKYSDVVFLKLDCNQENRPLAKELGIRVVPTFKILKDKTVVKEVTGAKFDDLVFAIETVRSS